The Elgaria multicarinata webbii isolate HBS135686 ecotype San Diego chromosome 7, rElgMul1.1.pri, whole genome shotgun sequence nucleotide sequence TTGCTGAGCTTTCATAACTTTGGTTGATGCTATTGCTGTTGCCAATGCCTGCGCGAAAAAGGGAAaagtagaaaataaaaacaatttcatGGGTCTCTATCCAATACTGAAGGGTATGAAAGCAAACCACTGCAGACGCTTACCTCTGCTTTCAAATCTGATCTGATTCGGACTACACATCTTTGAACTGCCATTTGAAATGTAAAGCTGATGACCCCTTTAATTTTCAGCAAGGCCTCTTCACACAGGTTTCTCCGAGACTAGAAATTAAAAAGACATGGGCTATGTGCAAATACTAACCAAACAATTGTGGACATTAACATAGGCACCACTACACATTCTAAGAAAATACACGAAATGAACCAGAATGgccatcttttttgttgttgctgctgtttttcttttagaaagtgagagaaagaaaaagacacacagaaagagagagagagagagagagagaattgctttGAATTTAGCCAGggagaaaatttaaaaataacatttctgcTTACATTTTGAAGACAAAACAGGATGGAATCAACTGTGAATAATGAGAAGAATGTGCTGAAAAGCAAAGAAAGCTTTCCTCCGTATGATCAGCTAAACAGTCCCCTGTGGTTAGGTTCTGACTGACTGAAATGCTCATTGATGAGCAGTTAGTGTTTAAGTTGCTATTTATCAGACACCTTGCATCCATACTGACTAAATGCATCAAAGCAGCTGTTGTATCCTTCAGCTACCTCATCTGTGGCAGCTCATGGACATCACTACACTGCACAAACTCCACTGTGATTTCAAAAGAAAAGGGTCTGCTCGCAAATATACAAGCGCAATGCTACGTTTAAAGCAAGTGACAGGGCCCACTGCGCAACAACACTCCACGCACCTGTGCCAGTGGCACCTGCTCTGCATTACCCCAGCACGATTTGTCATGCACTGATCGTCTCTCTGAAGACAGCCCCATAGTAATAAGGTGCCTTTTAGGGCAAGAACAAGTACACTGCTCATACACCCTTAACTATGGTGAGGCTTTTGAGAATTTTACACAGCATCAacaccattgctgctgctgctgttgttgttgttgttaataatattattattattcattactaccctgtaaagtaggttgggcttagagtcaGAGGCTgccctaaagtcacccagtgaattccATTGCCAAGTAGGGACCAGAACCAACATCTCCCaagtcccactccaacactctaatcactacactatACTGGCCACACAACTTAGAAGTGCCTCAATATAGCCAGCCTTGTTTAGACCTTGTTGCTTTATACAAGCAATAAACCAGAATGGGTTTGGAACACAGCTGATTGCTTGGGGTCTTAGGCTATACTAACTATACTatactaacacacacaccccttcatatCTCACACCTACCAAAACACTGGGCTGACTCAGATGTAATAGGAACCATGGATTTTGGCCACATGAATGAGCCTGCAGGCacctcaggtacacacactctcTCCTCTCCTTGTGCATGGCCGTTAGattagaagcttttgcttccacaaTGTAAAATTTCCTATCCAATTCAAACTCTGGGAACCAGAaattcatagctcagtggtagctcAGGTAAGGCCAAAAGCCTAGTGGTAAAGCtcctattttgcatgcagaacatcccaggttcaatctccggctTCTCCAGatggggtgaggaaagaatcccatctgaaaccctggagagttgctgccagtcagtgttgacaatattgagctagatggaccaaaggtctgactcacaTACAAGGCAGTTTTTTACATTGTTTGTTTGACCAAGAGAGAATCAAATGGTGGTTTCAGATACCAGCTTGTTTGAAAGCTACAGTTTAACCAGGTTAAGATGTcatggggaactgtggtttggtTAAAAGTAGAAGCTAAAGCTTCTGATCACCTTCTCTTGTCTGAAAAAGAGGGCAGAAGAGCATGCTAATCCAAGACTGATTAATGTAGTGAGAAATCATGGTTTCCTATTACACCTGAAATTGGCccaatggctcagttcacacacaagtattttaacaatctataaattaaattttaatttggctgttttaaatttatattttaaattttaagatTTTCTAAATATTCAGAAAAACTGGAAAGAAAATTATCTAGATTTCAACGCATTCAAGACTGGTTTAAATCAGGCTGCCCAAATTATCAGGCTTTCTGCCTTCGAAGCAACAGATgaacataggcagctgccttatactacgATCAAGACCACTGGTCTGTCTAGCACAGTACtgacgacactgactggcagcagctctcgagggtttcaggcaggagtttttcacaGCCCAATTTAaggatgcctgggattgaatctgggacctcctgcatgcaaagcaggtgctctgccactgagctgggGCTCCTCCCCAAATACACACTGGAAGTTGGCGTTTATGCAAGAGAAGTGTTCACCTTTCCAGAACTGGAGAATGGTTTGTAAAGGATAGAGCAAACAGGACCAGTGACAAAACGTTTTCTGTGACTGCTGAATTGTTGGGTATACAGTGAATTATTTAGTTTTCAAATGAAATGGCATTGAGTATCATTTCTGTGAAATACAAAATAGAGCTTCTAAATTATTCTTGTATTTTGGACTGGGGTTGATCTGGACCTTTATCagcttgttttggtttttttgttactAGACATCTAAAGGAACAAAAAGTTTGGGCAAAAGAAAACATTACTATCCTAATAACTGAtgtggtcccccctcccccccaaaaaatactcTCAAAGCTTTGGGGTTGTAAAATTTCATGGATGAATGTAGGTGTCCATGTTAGAAACATCTCTTtgaaactcagaattgctgcaaGTGCTGACTATAGTTTAAGACAGCACCGACACTTGGAAGTCAAAGTGATTAACAAACAGCGTTTTTCATGCACCTTTGTAGACTAAGGAGACATGCCGTCAAAGCCTGTGCGCAAACTAAAAATCCATCGTTCCTAGGAAGAGAGATCGTTTTGAGGGGGAAAACATTTGTTCTGAAAAAGTACACTGGTGTGCCATCAGCAGCTAAGGAAGCCCTTTGAATTAAGCGTGTCTCCTCTACACCGACTACTAGAAATGAGCATCTTTACCTCAGCATGAAGGAGTGAAATTGCAAGGATCTGCATTAGCTCTGTCTAGAAGAGGATACCGGCAGCCCTACAATGTGCTGACCACAGACCATTTACAGCGGTAATGTGTATTTAAATTGGCAGGCAAAAGAGAAATGGGCAgcattttcctggcttttaaAAGAGCTTTAGAGACAGTGATGGGCAAGCAAATGAACTACCAAGTCAGTAAACATAACAGAGATGAAACTATTGGAACTGATTAGACCTGGCTTAaggtgtggggggtgggaggaggagagagacaaaGAAAGCACAGAGGAGGGAGGTaactggaggaggaggggtggcatATGCTCATTATTCATCAGATTAACAATCACTGACTTAATTAAGAGAAGATGGGGTTATCTACAAACCCGGTTCTCCAACAGGCTTACTTGGCAAAAATGTAAGCCAGTGCAGCAAAAGATCAGGTCTGATAATTTAAAATGGCTACAAAACTGAAACACAGAGACCTAAGGGCACTTGTGGATAACATCCTCAAACCGCCTTACATGCCACTTGGCAGCCATAAAGAGGCAAACATGGCCCTGGGGTGTTATCTACAGGGGAATGGAGGATAAATTTAAAGAAGTTATTCTGACATTGCATAAAGACTCCACCGAGACCTCATTATCACAACGGTTATCAGATAGCCAAAGAAATTTCAGACAATGAGAAAAGATGTCAGGAGAAGCCAGCTAAGAAAATCCAACATTTCTTTAGGTCTGAGCTATAAGATGATAAATTATTCCAAATGCCTCGTGgttttaaaaggaacaatacagtgGAAAGATTGTGCTTGGCGGGAGCTAGAAAGATTTATCAATCCCCCTGTAGAGCATCTCTTGCTGCCAAGCCCAGAGGTGAATCAAATCGGCAACAAAAGTTGTCAAATACAGTTGTTGGCAATTTAGTGCAGTCAAAAAAAATTTTTGTAAGCACATCTTAATTTTGTCCTGGAAGAATGTAAAATTATGCATTAATATTGACTAAAACCAACTCCTACAACAGCAGTGCAGAACGTCTgccagcccgagggccaaatttcattttggcgaagctctctgggcaagcGTTCCAGTGGTTAGTGGGGTGGGAGGCTAAATGGGTGGTGTCCCAAACATCAGAGAAGCATTtcacctttttagaatgggggggggactgcacaaaaggcaAGAAACCACCCAATGGAATGTGGTTGGTAGATAGAGGGTGTGGCTAGGGGAGgggagcatggccttctgggaaatcctTGAagcccagatttggcccctgggctttAGGCTCTACACGTTACAGACACCCACAAAAGCTGTAAATCAGTCTTAATGCAGGTTTTACATTTATGCTAGTTAGTACATGACATTCCAAGTTGCAAAGTTAAGACGTACTTACATAAAAAATAGTCGCCCCTCCTATATCTTCATTCCCCAGTGTGGGTTGTAGACCAAAAAATACTTATGAATTCCTTACCGAATCATCAAGGCCATCTATGTGTAAAACCACCGTTTTGGCACGTTTATTTGTACTTCCGAGGAAAAACTGAGCTTTCCGACGTCGAGAATTCATCTCGTTTACATTGTCCATGTCAGACATACTGGAAGACTGAAGAATATCGTAGATTTCAGAAGCTAACAGTTTCGTCTCCCCTGGTGTCGTGGTCCTAAGGCAAAGCAAACTGGGATTTTTATGGGCTTCTCATTACAGTTCTTTTTTTCCAAATACAGGCTACTCATGCAAGACTAACTGCCATATGAAGTCCCTCTTAGATAGTTCTCTAAAATACTGCTACTCTTAGGTGACATTAGGAACAACCAAAACTAGGCAAACACCCATAGCCTCCAAACCTTGCCTACATACCCTTCTAATGACCCAGCATAAACAGAACTATTACCAGCAGACAATGAAATTCTGTATGCTTtgagtcatcccccccccccacatggcaGATTCCTGGTCACATTGGACTTTGTGTGTCTACCAAAGCCAGATGAGCCTGGAGTGAACCAGGAGTCATCTACTGAATTGGGCTTTGCATTATTTACTAATGCAGTTTCACATGGAATAGCCCTtcatttgatacagcaaagccttcaagcaagcTTACACAGTTGTCAGAGTTGTACATATTGTGTTCCCACCCTGTCTGAATAAAACTATGTCCACTGATACCCCTAGGCACAAACCCTGTCATGGTTCACCCGAAAGGAAGGGGTCTGTCCACTTCATTTCCTTGAGGGTGGATTGTCACAGATCAAGGGGTAGGTGTATCACTCTGTCCCTTGACCAACTTAATCTCCCCTGGTGTCAAACTAAACAAATTGTTTACTGGTTAGGAAAGTCTGCCCTTAACAGCTGAAAATGTTACTTGAACAATGTAGAAacatttaatgtgttttaaaaccaaaataaccctgaggtgcacaTTCCTAGGGACCCCTTAGTAAGTTCAGATGTCTAAGTTTCATGGTCTTTGCACTATGGCACTAACCGAcagacacatcctcttttattattataaatgagAGTCATAAGGCTTGTGAAACGTCATAGGAGACTGGGGGTTATGAAGTGGATGATAGACCTTACAGCGTAACAAATTACACTGAGGAAGGACCTAAGGGTCCAAAATGCATTGGAATTCTTTTATCgcattacttattattattattattattattattattattattattattattttatattccaccttttttttcctccaaggaacccaaggtggagtacataatcctcctcctctccactttatcctcacatcaacccagtgaggtgggttgggctgagagtctgtaactggcccaaagtcacccagtgggtttccatggctgagtggggagtagaacccacatctcccgactcccagtccaacactttagccactacaccaaacatccttttttctacccctttgcctttttttttggcATCTCAAGAGGTAAATGAATGCCTCCAAatccttgtgaaccgcccagagagcttcggctattgggcggtataaaaatgcaataaataaataaataaattgcccctTTCATCCATCCTTCTTCACTCCAGTGATTCTTTCTGGATCTCTCTCTTTTGCCTCCAATATTCTCCTCGTTCTCTATCTTCTGACAATGACATCCTCTTAGCACTCTCTTTCTCGCCTCTCAATCCCAGACTCCTTTTATCCACTCCCCACCATGGGCGTGGGGaggtgccatagctcagtagGTAGAgtgtctgctttgcatgcagaagttcccaggttcaatcccaggcaacTCTggttagggctggaaaaaaccctgcctgaaaacctggagagctgctaccagcgctgggctagatggaccagtgatctaactcagtctaaggcagcttcttctgttTCTATGTTCTCCATAGGAATCAATAGCAGCCATTTACTTTTGAAGGGAGGCATTCAAGAACACCCTCAGAGTGGGGACCAAGCCTGTGCCCAACTGCTAAGAAACAAACCAGAACTTATTTGCAGAGCCTGGTCTTGGGATTCTGATCCCCGATGACAGAAGTGGATGGAAAGCTGAGAGTTGGTTCTTTATTTGATGAATAACCAATGCATTTTTCATTGTATTAGAATTTATAACAATCTGGGGAAGGACTGAGTAACATTATTCTCCTTAGCGTATCTTCAAAAACACCAATTGACACAAAGGATTAGGGAAAAGATGGAAGGTCCGTTGCAAATCctcctattcccccctcccccccgcccaggTTCCGAACTCAGCTTGCAATACTGTCAGTCTGGCATATTTCACATAAAGTAACTTTCAATTAAAATATGCTGTCCCTTTTTAAAACAGCATCTTGAGCAATCTTTGCTTCTTATTCCAGCAAGCTGATGGGAGGGAACTAAATATCTCAAGACAGCCTGCTTCAGCATTTTTCCTTCATAGCTGTTCAATTTGCATGGACGGCCACTGCATTCCTAACATTTCAGAATTTAGACAGTGTCCAACTGCCAAGGCTTGAAGATACTGCTTATTCAACCGTCACCACCtatctcccattccatgtaagTTTAATTTTTATTCCCACATTTCCTACGGTAAAAATACCAACCCATGCACAGCTTCTCTTCAACCCCACAACTACCACTGCTCTCTGAAATACCATCAAAAACAATCGACTTGGTTCAACATATTAGTAAGATGTCTTTTAAAGGACAATTATTAAAACGGTTAGCAAGGAGGAAGTCCAAAATCAATGTAAAACCGAGGCCTTTTGCCACCTCATGGCTTCTATACCTTCCACGGGACATAGTAATAGCCACCAACTTCCATGGGTTTAGCAGACTGTCTTCCCCTATATACATCAAATAAACCTCTGggatcttctgaggaggccttaTTGGTCATTCCACAACCAGCAGCAAATCATCAGGCAATGGCATGCAAGCGGGCCATCTCAGTAGTAGCACCTACCCTCTGGAATACCCCCTTTCATGTATGGTCTGAGAGGCAGAGAGCTCTTGAAGACATTTCTATTTACTCAGCCATTCTCTGACTTGTAATTGCACTGCTCAGTTTTACTATGTGTACTTTTGGTTGtggttattattatatattgtcCTTACATTAGTTTTTCGATTGtatttgatgtgtttttaatgtagggCATGTAAAGATCATCAAGCAGTATACAACTAGTTTAAATCAAGAAATGGGGCTTGGGTACATTCAATGGCGACCAATGCCTACTCATCATAATGGCTATATAGTACTTCCAGTtccagaggcaatatgcctctcaatactGGTTGCTGGAGAACTCGAGCGAGATGGTGCTGTTgaatttatgtcctgcttgtgggcttcccaaaggcaactggttggccacattGTGGACAAAATTCTGGACTATACAGgctttcagtctgatccagcatggctcttacagaTGCTCAAATTTATTGTTTGGCTGGTTCTTGGGGAAGGGATGAGAAATAACGAATTTGCTGTAATCTGGACAGAGTGGGGGAGTGCAGTGAAAATTGTTGGAAGGGCATTGGCATTGGTggatgttgttattgttttttaaaccccATTTTGCCACTGCTTGTGCCAGCAGCATCAATGAGGCTCCTCTTTCAGCAGCTTTGCCATCCTTTTCTTAACTCCAAAATTACCCAGATGCAGCATCATTCAGAGGTACTCTGTGTGAGTAGGGGAAAGACAAAAACATTAGAATGCCTCTAGCACTTAAGGTAACGGGTGAATTTCAGAACACATGCCCAAGAAAtgggaaaatggcacccaaattTGCAGTTTACAAACTGGAATGCTATAATCAGGTGCCGTTTTAGTACTGTCTAGGTAGTGCCTCTAGCAGGTtaagattttaatatttttagttAAAAGATTTTAACTATTGTCCATGATTCTGGAATGGCACCTTTGTAAAGGACAGGATAGCTGCTTTTgcttgtgtgtttttgtgtttctCTGAGCCTTCTATGAAATGGTGTCTTTGctgttatttgggggggggggatatgtcaCTGGCatttggagctcagcccccacctctgcttgtactcagtttcttggtaTAGTTATTTGCCTTTGAGCCATGCCaatttgccttttgtgaaatgggtgttgatgcacaaaactgtgggttcaaaaggaTAAAGTTGCATTCTGGAGCTCAGAGCCCACCTcggccttgtacttaggttcttggctAAGTCACTTTTCTTTTAGCCCTTCAAACTAATAACTTTATCTATAACTTCCTTCTAGCAATAAGATATTTTGTTACTAAGCAAATTATTAACTGTATCCTTAGATTATTTTTCCCAATCCATAAAACTTGATTATATGGCAAAACCCAAGCTACATCCTCAGATAAAATTATTTTGTTCTGTTCTAATTAGACACACTAGATGGCAttgttgctttttcttaaaaTATTCTGCAATTAATCTAAAGTTGCATTCCCAAGCTCCACATAATACTGTTTAGTACACATGAGTGATttctttctctcataatactgaaTGTATGAAATGTATACAAACAATTTAAAGGCATCCCATAAAGTCATGATCCTCATATCAGAGAGGCATTttacagaggaggaggatcacataTGCCACCTTGGCCTTCTGGGAGGAAatataacaaaaaacaaagtcTGTTCCTTTAAATATCCATTTATCAGAGGACAGGGGTCGTACTGGGCAGGGCCCCAATTTTATAAAGCTAATTACAAGACCGTGGTCTAACCATGTTTTTGAATCCACTGCAGACCCACACCAGCATCTTGTAAGTCATCAGAAACAGAAACAATCTCTCCTGGAGAAAGTTTGTGTGGGTTTGAAAAATAACTGCAAGAGAATGTACTTGCCTCCATGTATCAAACTGGTTTTCGTTGTAAAGGTAGTCACTAAACTAAAAGAAGTGAAGCAACTGCCTAGTCTCCCAATGGAGCCAATCCAAATGGAGACTACTATAGAgaacaaaaatgtgtgtgcatgcgttCTGCAGGCATCCCCTGGTTGCTCGCTGTGCAGCCTACTAAACTCCACCCACTTTTCAGCTGGGGAGCGGAAAAGATCACTAGGTCCCATGCTGCCAATAGCAGCAGTGGGACTATGATTTTGGCTGTATTGGGAGCActagtggggaggggaagaagggagGCTTCAAGCAGTACTCCTGGTACAACCAAGATTCCCACAGAGATCTGATGAGTAAACCTGTCTATTAAAATGAGTGTgagaggctgggagggtgggaagAACCACCCTTAACCGTATACGCCCACCATCATCCTCAACCACGCCCACCATCACATGCAGCTCCCAACCGACTGCAatcttggggggaaaggggttgcCCACCCCCCTAATGTAGAACCTTAGCAGCCAAAAGCACTACTAATACCATAGACCAAACAATGATACTTCTAATGAAATGCAATCAAATGCCAGATTGGAAGACATtattccacaattcaagaaatgTAGTCAGAGTGAGGAGCGGTGTCTCCTACATTTCTTTCCTTGCCTTTATAAAATTTGTCTGCAGGGCTTCACTGCGTGGAGGTAAAATGCTGCCCTAGTTTTTGCCCCTGCACTGTGCTTTGTTAGAACTCTGATGTGGTTCCCCCATTGGAAACCAGTAATCTAATGCCTTCCTTATTAAGCATTTCAGTCATAGATTGAATAGATTTCTTCCTCCTAAAAGTTTCAGTAGATACATTCTGGAATATCAAGATACATTGTCCATTATATTTTAAGCCTTTAATACAACTGGattttgctttatttcttttgCACAACGTACGCCCTTCGTGTTGAAAATGCAAAAATATGTCTAGGCTTCTTCTTCAAAATCCATTATGAAATGACAGCTCTGTGAGGCCTTTTAATCCATCATCAAGTATTATTTCAAAAGTCATAGTTAAGTTATAAAATTTGCTATAATATTTTCTTTAACATTCTTCCTGAAGcctttaaaatgtaaattgtCAACTCAAGTTCTCTGCACACCATCCAGTTCACCTTGAAATTTCTTCTGGTTATCAGCCAATTTTTAAGGGTATCATCATTACTAGTTTCAAAATCAAGTACCTGGGTTTGCTGACATTTACACAACTGACACCCTCTCTGTCAAATCGCATATTGCCATTTTCAATAGTGCAATCAGAGACTTGAACTTTGACTTAAATCAACTTTAAAAAGGGATGTATGATCCAGGATGGTGGTCTCAAATTCTCCTTTGGTTACTGGAGCTACCTGCTCCTTAGTTGTTCTCTGCATTTTTGCTGGCGTTGTAAGAGGAGAACATGCCAAAATAAAAGCCGAATTTGCTACCGCCCACTGTTGGGGACTTCTGTTTCATTGTCCTCCAATTTCAGGAAGAACAACAAGGTTATGCTTGGATAAGGGATTGAGCTCTGTGCCAGCAAGGAAAGCTGGATTCAGTCTGCTCTCGTAGAGGATGACATCACTTCTCTTTCACTAGACAAACCACGTTTGCACAATCTCTGTAGCCCACAGTAGCTTAAGCCACCAATGCGCTGCAActtgccatggcttatttaagccatggtgggttgcggcACATGCTAGTAGCCATTTTGAACGTTCAACAGgttccatggtttgttgtgatgtccgaacccTGGGCAACAGGGGTTATTTGAAAGTTAAACAACCCCCAAATAACCCTACAACCCTCTAAGGGTTACAACTCCTACTGTCTTGGTTTGAACGACACGGCAAACCATGGCAAACTCCCGCTGGGagctaaatattcaaaatggctgcggTCACAGGCctcaacccactgtgggttacaTAAGCTGCCGTGGAcagcagtgattgtgcaaaccagcccacagTCAATTTAAACTTCTCTAGTTCTGGCAGTTTAATTATTAAGGGGAACAGCAAGCAATTAAACCTGCATGAAATTAAAACTGATGGGGATGGTTAAGTttatagaagtgtgtgtgtgtgtgtgtgtgtgtgtgtgtgtgtgtgtgtgttttaccataTCTGCAAGGGATTCCAATGCAATTAAATGCATATTAATTGAGCTGATCATCTTAGGCAAGTAATAAATTGGAAAAAGCTGTGTTGGATTTAGTTCAGCTAGTTCAACTGGACGTTCTGGCAACAGCAGACTATCTtgtgcgggggggtggggggagagtgctAGGTAATTGGAATTTGGCTTTCATTAATTTGTCACTCAAGAGCTACTAGTTATTTCAATTCCccagtggattttttaaaagttacaggCAAAGATAGGTATCATAATGCTACTATATTATGAAAGGGAATATATATTGGTCTCTTCTACCCATGCATCACTTTTCTGTCAAACCCAAAACGAATCTACTTACTTGCAGACTACAAGCTAACATCACTGTATAGGGTCCACACATTAATGACTTCACAATATCAACCCAACTACTTGCTTACAAAATTCTGACAGGTTACATCACAGTGTTCATTTGCTGCTGCTATAAGCCTACAATACATCTATGCAAAATGCAACAGAACAGGACCTCATCTGTGATCAGGATCATAAGTcaacaaaacaagaaaatgaaTATTATTTTGCAATTAGTTCACTTACCTGGTTGCCTCTGGGCAACTAGAACCCTTATCAAAATGTTTGTTGGGCTACTTTACTAAGTTTGTAACTTCACTGTGGAAATTTTCCTGCATGTTTGCCTTATCTCTTAAATTTCGTATCAACTGTTTGGTACTGATATCAACGTTGCTTTTAAAATGGTGCTCTGACTTTAACATTCATTTGCACACTTAACATTCATTCATCCAGCAAAAGGAAACCACCTTCTTGATGTGACCAATCTCCATATacgttattttaaaaacaactttaaggcAGAAAAATATTAATTATGTACAGTTACTCCAGATCATGCACAGTATACTCACTTTTGTACAACAGTCTGTAAGCTCAGCATCATACCCAGTTCACTTTTCATCTTTTCTCTGTTGGCACGACATTCCGCCAAATAGCGGAGAGCCTACAAGAAAGGTGAGTTATATTGATTTACATGTATTTTCATTAGTCTTTTAGTTCTTTCTTTCATGCCTCTCAAAAGTACACTATAACATTTCAAAGGTTTTGAAAAGATTGCATGCAATGGTTAGAATATCTT carries:
- the ARMC1 gene encoding armadillo repeat-containing protein 1, producing the protein MNTTMSEEPDALSVVNQLRDLAADPLNRRAIVQDQGCLPGLILFLDHPNPPVVHSALLALRYLAECRANREKMKSELGMMLSLQTVVQKTTTPGETKLLASEIYDILQSSSMSDMDNVNEMNSRRRKAQFFLGSTNKRAKTVVLHIDGLDDSSRRNLCEEALLKIKGVISFTFQMAVQRCVVRIRSDLKAEALATAIASTKVMKAQQVVKSESGEEMLVPFQDTPVEVEQNTDLPDYLPEDESPSKEQDKAVSRVGSHPEGAASWLSTAANFLSRSFYW